In Phacochoerus africanus isolate WHEZ1 chromosome 2, ROS_Pafr_v1, whole genome shotgun sequence, one DNA window encodes the following:
- the VPS39 gene encoding vam6/Vps39-like protein isoform X5, with amino-acid sequence MLIHVVSQFKILVSLLENNIYVHDLLTFQQITTVSKAKGASLFTCDLQHTETGDEVLRMCVAVKKKLQLYFWKDREFHELQGDFSVPDVPKSMAWCENSICVGFKRDYYLIRVDGKGSIKELFPTGKQLEPLVAPLADGKVAVGQDDLTVVLNEEGICTQKCALNWTDIPVAMEHQPPYIIAVLPRYVEIRTFEPRLLVQSIELQRPRFITSGGSNIIYVASNHFVWRLIPVPMATQIQQLLQDKQFELALQLAEMKDDSDSEKQQQIHHIKNLYAFNLFCQKRFDESMQVFAKLGTDMKNNRTYGKNNIGADLGKPRQLYPTHVMGLYPDLLPTDYRKQLQYPNPLPVLSGAELEKAHLALIDYLTQKRSQLVKKLNDSDHQSSTSPLMEGTPTIKSKKKLLQIIDTTLLKCYLHTNVALVAPLLRLENNHCHIEESEHVLKKAHKYSELIILYEKKGLHEKALQVLVDQSKKANSPLKGHERTVQYLQHLGTENLHLIFSYSVWVLRDFPEDGLKIFTEDLPEVESLPRDRVLGFLIENFKSLAIPYLEHVIHVWEETGSRFHNCLIQLYCEKVQGLMKEYLLSFPAGTAPVPAGEEEGELGEYRRKLLLFLEISGYYDPARLICDFPFDGLLEERALLLGRMGKHEQALFIYVHILKDTRMAEEYCHKHYDQNKDGNKDVYLSLLRMYLSPPSVHCLGPIKLELLEPQANLQAALQVLELHHSKLDTTKAINLLPANTQINDIRIFLEKVLEENAQKKRFNQVLKNLLHAEFLRVQEERILHQQVKCIITEEKVCMVCKKKIGNSAFARYPNGVVVHYFCSKEVNPADT; translated from the exons ATGTTG ATCCATGTGGTTTCCCAGTTTAAGATTCTGGTCAGCTTGTTAG aaaataatatttatgtccACGACCTACTGACATTTCAACAAATCACCACAGTTTCCAAGGCAAAGGGAGCATCACTGTTCACATGTGACCTCCAG CACACAGAGACTGGTGACGAGGTGTTGCGGATGTGTGTGGCCGTGAAAaagaagctgcagctctatttCTGGAAAGACAGGGAATTTCATGAATTGCAG GGGGACTTTAGTGTACCAGATGTACCCAAGTCCATGGCCTGGTGTGAAAATTCTATCTGTGTGGGCTTCAAGAGAGACTACTACTTAATAAGG GTGGATGGAAAGGGGTCCATCAAAGAGCTCTTCCCAACAGGAAAACAGCTGGAGCCCTTAGTTGCACCTCTGGCAGATGGAAAGGTGGCCGTAGGTCAAGATGATCTCACCGTGGTGCTCAATGAGGAGGGGATTTGCACGCAGAAGTGTGCCCTCAACTGGACGGACATTCCAGTGGCCATGG AGCACCAGCCTCCCTACATCATTGCAGTGTTGCCTCGATATGTAGAGATCCGAACATTTGAGCCAAGGCTTCTGGTCCAGAGCATTGAATTGCAAAGGCCTCGTTTCATTACCTCGGGAGG ATCAAACATTATCTACGTGGCCAGCAACCATTTTGTTTGGAGACTCATTCCAGTCCCCATGGCAACCCAAATCCAGCAGCTTCTCCAGGACAAGCAGTTCGAATTGGCTCTGCAGCTCGCA GAAATGAAGGATGATTCTGACAGTGAAAAGCAGCAACAGATCCATCACATCAAGAACTTGTATGCCTTCAACCTCTTCTGCCAGAAGCGTTTTGATGAGTCCATGCAGGTCTTTGCTAAGCTTGGCACAG ATATGAAAAATAACAGGACTTATGGGAAGAATAACATTGGAGCAGACCTTGGAAAACCTAGACAACTTT ATCCTACCCATGTGATGGGCTTGTACCCAGACCTGCTACCCACAGACTACAGGAAGCAGCTGCAGTATCCTAACCCGCTGCCTGTGCTCTCTGGGGCTGAGTTGGAGAAGGCTCACTTAGCTCTGATTGACTACCTGACACAG AAACGAAGCCAGTTGGTGAAGAAGCTGAATGACTCTGATCACCAGTCTAGCACCTCCCCGCTCATGGAAGGCACGCCTACCATCAAATCCAAGAAGAAGCTGCTGCAGATCATTGACACCACGCTGCTGAAGTGCTACCTGCAC ACGAACGTGGCCCTGGTGGCTCCCCTGCTGCGCCTGGAGAACAATCACTGCCACATCGAAGAGAGTGAGCACGTGCTGAAGAAGGCTCACAAGTACAGCGAGCTGATCATCCTGTATGAGAAGAAGGGACTCCACGAGAAAG CTCTGCAGGTGCTGGTGGACCAGTCCAAGAAAGCAAATTCCCCTCTGAAAGGCCATGAAAGGACAGTGCAGTACCTGCAACATCTGG GCACAGAAAACCTGCACTTGATTTTTTCCTACTCAGTGTGGGTGCTGAGGGATTTTCCAGAGGATGGCCTGAAG atatttactgaagACCTCCCAGAGGTGGAGTCTCTGCCACGAGACCGAGTGCTTGGCTTCTTAATAGAGAATTTTAAGAGTCTGGCTATTCCTTATCTG GAACATGTCATCCACGTTTGGGAGGAGACGGGCTCCCGGTTCCACAACTGCCTGATCCAGCTTTACTGTGAGAAGGTGCAAGGTCTGATGAAGGAATATCTCCTGTCCTTCCCTGCAG GCACAGCTCCAGTCCCTGCTGGTGAGGAAGAGGGAGAACTGGGAGAATATCGACGGAAGCTCCTCTTATTCTTGGAAATTTCTGGCTACTATGATCCAGCCCGGCTCATCTGTGATTTTCCTTTTGATG GCCTCTTAGAAGAGCGTGCTCTTTTGCTGGGACGCATGGGGAAACATGAACAAGCTCTCTTCATCTATGTCCACATCCTGAAGGACACGAGGATGGCTGAAGA GTATTGCCACAAGCATTATGACCAAAACAAAGATGGCAACAAAGAT GTGTACCTGTCCCTGCTCCGGATGTACCTGTCACCCCCCAGTGTCCACTGCCTGGGACCAATCAAGCTGGAACTGCTGGAGCCACAAGCCAACCTCCAGGCTGCCCTGCAGGTTCtcgagctgcaccacagcaaacTGGACACCACCAAG GCCATCAATCTTCTGCCAGCAAATACTCAGATTAATGATATACGCATCTTTCTGGAAAAGGTCTTGGAAGAGAATGCACAAAAGAAACGGTTCAATCAAGTCCTCAAGAACCTTCTCCACGCAGAGTTCCTGAGG GTCCAGGAGGAGCGGATCTTACACCAGCAGGTGAAGTGCATCATCACAGAGGAGAAGGTGTGCATGGTGTGTAAGAAGAAAATTGGGAACAG TGCATTTGCAAGATACCCCAACGGAGTGGTCGTGCACTACTTCTGCTCCAAAGAGGTCAACCCGGCCGACACCTGA